The DNA sequence TCAGGCTCTTGAGGTGCACGCGGACCGACTTTACCGTTCTGTCCTGCGCCGTTCCGGGCCCGCGCGGGCCGCTGGCGCGCCGCGACGCGATCCGCGGGCCGTGGTTTCGCCCCGGAACGGGGAGGGCACAGTTGCGGTACGGGACGGGGGGCGAACGCCAGTGGACGACGGAAGGAACGACGGAGGACGCCCGGGGAACGGAGCGGCCGGCCGGCGGAGGCCGTCGGCGGAGGCGGGTACGACGAAGGGACGCCGAAGCGTCCCTTGCAGATTCTCGAGCGGCTGACAGTGCAGCCCGACCGGGCCCCCGGGGCGGGACCGTTGCGGTCAGGCGAGCGCAGGCTCCGCCTTGGAAACGTCGATGCTGTCGAGCAGCGAGTCACCGCGGTGAGCGGCGGCAGACAGCGCGTCGTTCTCGGCCTGCATCCGGATGAGCTCGGATTCCAGGTCCTGGACTCGCTGCTGAAGCCGTCGCATCTCGGAGAGGACTCGGGGGTCGGAGCCGCCGACGTAACCGAGAAGCGCCTTTGCCATGATGGATGGTCCTCCACACTGAGTGACCGACCTAAGCGGTGTGGGTCGTGAGGGATTCGCACCCGCGGTGCTTGGCCTTCGCTCTTGCTCGTGTCTTCCATGCCAAACAGCTAAGGTGCGCGGGGCTTCCAGAGTCTCACCAAATGGTTTGACGGTCAACACGATCACACCGCGTATCGACGGGCGTCCCGGCGGTGCGCGGCGGTCGAATGCGCGGCGCCTTTCGCTGACCGGGCCCGGAGGGCGGGGAGATCATCCGTTGGGGTGCAGCCTTCCATGGCGGCGCCGTCTTGGCAACCATCAGGCAATATTCCGCGAGTGCATATGCCAATGGCATATAAACGACCCTGGGGGCGCGCCGGATTCCGGCTTCTTCCGCCCTTTCGGCGGCACCCGGTCAGCGCATCTCGAAGCCGTCGTAGCCGCCGCGCGGTGTGGCCCAGATCTCGGTGACGCCGTCCACGCGCCCGGGCGTGTCCCCGCTGCGCAGCCAGTCGAGCAGCCCCTCGCACGCCGCGCGGGGACCCTCGGCCACCACCTGGACGCGGCCGTCGGCGAGATTCGAGGCGAAACCGATCAGCCCGCCGATGCGCAATGCGTTCTCCCGGGTGAACCAGCGGAAGCCGACACCCTGCACATGACCACGAACCCAGGCGGTGAGACGGACACAGTCGTTCATGTCTGCACGCTAACCGGCCAATTAGATAAGCAGCACTTCGACCCCTCATTTCGTGCCGTACAGTCGCGCCTCGAAAAGGACTAGCCCGTACGAGTGACACCCCACGCACCGTGACACGCACCGTGACGCCGAGCACCCAAGGAAGGCAGCGGATGGGTCGCCATCGACGCTCTGCCCCCGTGACCTCCGAAGAAGCGACAGCGAGTCCCCGGGCATCCAGGGATCCCCTGACGAGCGAGACGACCGAGCCGGCCAAGGCCATCACCCCGACCCCGACGCCACCCCCGCACGCGGCCGTCGAACCGTACGCCGTCGAGCCGTACGACCCGGACGAGGCGCCCACCGTGCCCCTCCCGGTGGCGGTGCCGGTAACGGTGCCGGTGGCGGTCCCCCTCCCGGCCGGTGACGCGCGCACCGGTCCGGGCGCGGCGACGCCGGACGAGTACCGTCCGGCCAACGGCCGGCACCGCGGCCGGCGCCGGGCCGGGCGCGCGGAACGGCGGTCGGCGACGCCCGAGAACGGCCGGCGCCGACCGGATGAAGGGCCGGCCAAGGCGTCCGCGCCACGGCCGGAGAAGCCGGAGAAACAGCCCAGGGAGAAGAAAGCGGCGCGCGGGACGCGGGAGCCCGGCCGGGGCGCCGCGGCGCGGGCCGGTGCCGTCGGCGGCGGCGCCGTCCGGCCGCCGAAGACGCAGAAGGCGAAGACCCCCGCCCGGACCGGGCTGCTCGGCGCCTCGGCCGCGGTGGCCATAGGAGCCGTGGCCATGGTCTCCGGCCTGCTGCCCGGCAATCCGCTGACCGTCGGCGACAGCAGCGGTGGCGGGCGCGGCGGGGTCCCCGGCGGCCAGGTCCGCGCCGACGCCCCGATCGAGGTGCCGCCCGGCGCCCGGCCCGGGCAGCCGCCGGCCGCCGGGCACACCGGCCCGACGGTCCCGGTGGCGCGGCCGGGGACGGCGGTCGGTACGGCGTACGACCGCGGGAGCGCCCGTTCGCTGGTCCAGGCCGTCGCCCGGACGTCCGCCGAGCGCCCGTCGGCCGTCGCGGACACCACGACGGCGTCCACCGCCGCGTCCACCACCGCGTCCGCCGCGTCGGCGTCCGTCACCGTCCCCGGCTCCGCCGCGGCCCGGGTCGCGGTCGACGCGCGGCGGCGGGACGGGGTACCGGTCGCGTCCGGGCGGGTGGAGCAGGCGGCGGCCGCCCGGCTGCGGGCCGACCATGCCGCCGAGGCGGGTACCCGGGCGGCCGCGGAGGCCGTCGCCGACAGCCGGGGCGCCGCGGCGCGGACGGTCGTCGCCCTGGTCAACGCGGAACGGGCGAAGGCCGGTTGCCGGCCGCTGCGCGCGGAGGCGCGGCTGACCTCCCTCGCCCAGTCCATGAGCGAGGACATGGCGCGGCGCGGCTTCTTCGACCACACCGATCCGGACGGCCGCTCCCCCTGGGACCGGGCGGCCCGGCACGGCGTCCGGAACCTGGGCGGGGAGAACATCGCCCGCGGCCATGCCGACGCGCACGCGGTGGTCGACGCGTGGATGCGCAGTGCGGGGCACCGGCAGAACATCCTCAACTGCGACTACCGGACGCTCGGCGTCGGCGTCGAGCACGGCGCGGGCGGCCCGTGGTGGACGCAGGACTTCGGCTACTAAGGGAGCCGCCGCACGACGAGGACCGCGAACGCCGACGGGCGGACCGCATCCCGGGCTTCCGGGTGCGGCCCGCCCGCCGACGCGTGGGGGGGGACAGCGGTCAGTGCCGTGGGGGGCGCCGCCGTCAGAGCGCGGCGCGGCCGGCCGCGAATATGCGGGCCTGCTCGGCGACGCGGCGGCCGAGGTGCGCGGCGGTCTCGACGTCCGCCTTGTGGACGCCCTCGGGGCCCTGGTCGTTGTTGCTCTGGGCGCCGGCGCCGAGGAAGAAGCCGAGGCGGTTGAGGTCGTTCTCCGACGCCTCGGAGGTGTTCCAGCCCGGGTGCAGGCCGAGGCTCACCCAGTGCATGCCGTGCTGGCCGGCCAGGATGCCGAAGAACTGCAGGGTGTGCAGCTTGTCGCCGCTCTTGGAGCCGGAGTTGGTGAAGCCGGCGGCCAGCTTGTCGCGCCAGGCGTGGGTGAACCAGCGCTTGGAGGTCGCCTCGGCGAAGGTGTGGAAGGCGCCGGAGGCCGTGCCCATGTAGGTCGGCGAGCCGAAGACGATCGCGTCGGAGGCGTCGAGCAGTGCCCACTGCTCCTCGGTGATCTTGTCGACCTCGATCAGGTGGACGGTCGCGCCGGTCTCGGCGGCGCCGGCGCGGACGGCCTCGGCGAGGACGGCGGTGTGGCCGAAGCCGGAGTGGAAGGCGATCGAGACAACGGGCGTGGTCATGGGGGTCTCCTGAGGCAGAGCTGAGGGGGGCGGCCGGCCGCTGCAGGCCGTGCCGATAACCAAAGGAAAGCACTAACTTTTGGTTAGCGCAACCCCTGGGTGAGCGCTGTGGGAGAGTACGCTGGATTCATGACAGCCGACGGCACCGCAGCACCACCGACCAGGAAGATCACCTGTACCGAGGCGCTCGCCTTCAACGTCTACTCCCGCGACTGCCCGTCCCGGGAGACGCTGTTCGACATCACCGGCCGCTGGGGCTCGCTCGCGCTCACCGCCCTGCTGGAGAACACGCTCCGCTTCAACGAGCTGCGCCGCCGCGTCGAGGGGGTCAGCGAGAAGATGCTGTCCCAGACGCTCCAGGCCCTGGAGCGGGACGGCATGGTGCATCGCACGGCACAGCCGACCAACCCGCCGCGGGTGGACTACAGCCTGACGCCGCTGGGCGAAGAGGTCGCCGAGCGGCTGATGGGCGTGATCGAGCTGGTGCAGGACCGGCAGGCGGACATCGACGCCGCGCGGGAGCGGTACGACACCGGCCACCGGCCGGCCTGACGGCCCAGGACGGCTCAGACGCGCGGCGGCCGCTGGCAGCGCGGGCAGAAGTAACTGGACCGGTTCATCCAGGGGCTGCGCCGCATGGCCGTGCCGCAGCGCCGGCAGGGCTCGTCCTCCCGCCCGTAGGCGTCCAACGAGCGGTCGAAATAGCCGGATTCGCCGTTCACATTGACGTAGAGGCTGTCAAAGCTGGTGCCGCCGACCGCCAGCGCCTCGTTCATGACCTCGCGGATGTGGGTGACGAGTTCGGCCGTGCGGGGGCGGGTCAGGCCGGCCGTCGGGCGGTCGAAGTGCAGCCGCGAACGCCACAGCGCCTCGTCGGCGTAGATGTTCCCGACCCCGCTGATCAGCGACTGGTCGAGCAGGGCGCGCTTCACCGTCGTACGGCGGCGGCGCAGCGCGGCGTGGAACGCGGCCTCGTCGAAGGCCGGGTCCAGGGGGTCCCGCGCGATATGGGAGATGACGTCGGGGAGCGCCTCGTCGTCGCCCGGCACGGTGTCGTGGAGCGAGAGCCCGCCGAACGTGCGCTGGTCGACGAAGCGCAGCTCGGTGCCGGCGGCGTCCTCGAACCGCAGCCGGATCCGGAGGTGCTTCTCGTCCGGCGCGTCCTCCGGCTGGACGAGGAGCTGGCCGCTCATGCCCAGGTGGGCGAGGACCGCCCGGCCCGACGGCCCCTCCAGCGGCAGCCACAGGTACTTGCCCCGGCGCCGCGCGGGGCCCAGCCGCTCCCCGGTGAGCTGCGCGGCGAAGTCGGCGGCGCCGGCGAGGTGCCGGCGGACGGCCCGGGGGTGCCGGACCTCGACGGAGGCGACGGTACGGCCGCACACCCAGGCCGCCAGCCCGCGCCGGACGACCTCGACCTCGGGCAGTTCGGGCACGGTGCTCCTCCGGGAACGGTTCGTGGGGGCGGGGGAACGCGAAACGGCCGGCCCGGGGCGCCGAAGGCACCCGGGACCGGCCGGTCGTTCACTGCGCGGCGGGCTGCGCTCCGCCACCGGTGGGATCGGTGTCCCCGTCGACGGCCGGCTCCCGCGCGGACGCGGTGCCGGTCGCGGCGGGTGCCGCCGTCCCGTTGGCCTTGACGGCCTTGTCCTGCTGCTTGACGTCCTGCTGCTTGACGGCCTTCACCGACGGAGCCGGCTTCCCGGCCCGCTCGGCCTCCGCGGCCTTGGCCCGGGCCTCCGCCGCGCCGTGGATGGCGCGCCAGGCGGACTCGGCCGCCTGCTGCTCGGCCTCCTTCTTGCTGCGGCCGGTGCCGGTGCCGTACGCGACACCACCGACGCGGGCAGCAGCCGTGAAGGTCTTCTCGTGGTCCGGACCCGTCTCGGTGACGAGGTACTCGGGCACGCCCAGTCCCTCCGTCGCCGTGAGCTCCTGGAGGCTGGTCTTCCAGTCCAGGCCGGCGCCGAGGTTCGAGGACTTCTCGATCAGCGGATCGAAGAGCCTGTGCACCAGTTCGGCGGCGGCGTCGAGCCCCTGGTCGAGGTAGACGGCGCCGATCACGGCTTCCAGGGTGTCGGCGAGGATGGAGGCTTTGTCACGGCCGCCGGTCCCCTCTTCACCCCGGCCGAGCCGGATGAAGGAACCCAGGTCGAGGCCGCGACCCACCTCGGCCAGCGCCCGCGAGTTGACCACCGCGGCCCGCAGCTTGGCCAGCTGGCCCTCGGGCAGGTCGGGGTGGATGCGGTACAGCGTGTCCGTGACCACCAGGCCGAGGACGGAGTCACCGAGGAACTCCAGCCGCTCGTTGGTGGGCAGACCGCCGTTCTCGTAGGCGTAGGAGCGGTGGGTCAGCGCACGCACCAGAAGGGCGGTCTCGAGTCTGTACCCGAGCCGCCCTTCCAGAAGCGTGTGAGACGAGGCTGCGTCCTGTGGCGCCGGTCCGGATCCTGTCCCGCGTCCGCGGGACGGCGAATTGGCGTCTGACATGGAGCCTGTCACCCGCCGATCAGACCTCGAGGACCTGACGCTTGTTGTAGGTGCCGCAGCTCGGGCACGCGATGTGCTGCTGCTTCGGCTCGTGGCAGCGCTCGCACGCCACCAGGGTGGGGACCGCAGCCTTCCACTGCGACCGGCGGTGGCGCGTGTTGCTGCGCGACATCTTCCGCTTCGGAACAGCCACGGCTACTTCTCCTGTGAGTCATCCCCGGCGGGCCGGGGTGCGTTGTCCATCTCGCCGTCCTGGTCGGATCCGGCGAGTCCCTGCAGTGCCGCCCAGCGAATGTCGTGGACGTCGTGGTGGTGGTCCGGGTCGTCCGCCAGCCGCGCTCCGCACTCGGAGCACAGGCCGGGGCAGTCTTCCCGGCACACCGGCTGCAGCGGCAGTGCGAGCACCACCGCGTCACGCAGCACGGGTTCGAGGTCGAACAGGTCGCCCTCGAGGAAGAGCGTGTCCTCCTCGTCCTCGGCGTCGTCCTCCGGTTCCGCCACGGGGCGGTTCCGGCTGTCGGCGTCGGGGTAGGAGTACATCTCCTGGAAGTCCGCGTCGAGCTCTCGCTCCAGCGGCTCCAGACACCTTACGCACTCCCCGGTGAGCGGTGCACGGGCGGTGCCTGTGACGAGCACCCCTTCCATGACCGACTCCAGTCGGAGGTCGAGCTCCACGGTCGCGCCCTCGGCGACTCCGATGACCTCGATGCCGAGGTCGACGGGGGCCGGGATCGAGCGGGAGAGCCGCTTCAGCGCACCGGGACGCCGGCCCAGCTCGTGCGTGTCGAACACGAGGGGGGAACGGTGATCGAGGCGGGCGTTCAGGGCTTCCTGCTTTCTACGCTGCGGCGAAGGCGGCCCGTGATCACGCGCCGTACGAAACCTCGTACGCCACGACGCGGGCAGCCGGGATCGCGAATGTACGCGCGACCGAACAGTCAGGATACTGGACGGTCCGCCCCTGGCCCAATCGTGCCTTCCGCACCGACTTCGGACCCGGCCCCGGACCGCCCGCGGGGCCGGCCGGGACCGGCTCAGCGCCCCTGCTCGTAGCGCCGGAGCTGTTCCAGGTCGATCATGCTCGTGTCGAAGAAGCTGGTCTCGTCGAGCGCGCCACCGCCCTGGGGCGGGACGACGACCACGCCCTCCAGCGGGGCGTCCTGCCGGGGAGGCGCCGGCGGGTAACCCTGACCGTACCCCTGGTCGTAGCCCTGCCCGTAGCCGTGCCCGTGTCCGTGCCCGTACGCCTGCTGTCCCGCGTCCTGGGCCGGCCAGCCGTAGCCGGCCTCCTGCCCGGTGTGCCCCCCACCGGTCCCGCCGACCGCGTACGGGTCCGTCTGGCCCGGGTACGGCTGCCAGCCGTATCCCGCGTCCTGGACCGGCTCCTGGGGCGAGGCCCAGTCGGACCGGGCCGGCTCGGTGGCGGCGGCCGGGGCCGGATGGGCGGCGAGCTCCGCGAGGAAGTCGGCGTCCGTGGCGGGGCGCTCGGCCGGGCGGCCGTCCTGGGCGGCCAGGTGGGCGCCCAGCTCGTCCGCCGGGCGGGCGCCCAGCAGCTTCTCCCGGCCACGGCCGACCGCCTCCAGCGTCTTCGCCAGCACCGCGGAGACGGCCGTGAGCTTGGCGTCCACGTAGGCGTCGGCGTTGTGCCGCTGGGTGGCGGGGTCGCCGCTGCGCTCGGGGACGTCGGCGCCAAGACCCTCGGGGTCGTCGAAGACGCGGCCGTCGCCGAGGCCGAGCAGCTTCTCCCGGCCGCGCTCGACCGAGCCGCGGGTCTTGGTGAGGACGACCTCGAAGTTGGCGAGCTTGCCGTCGACGTAGTCGTCGGCCTGGGCGCGGATCTCGGCGGCCTCCCGGCGGGCCTCCGCGAGGATGCGGTCGGCCTCCTCGCGGGACTCCCGGGCGACCTCGGTGTCGGAGATCAGGGAGCCGCGCTGGGCGCGGGCGGACTCGATGATCCGCTCGGCCTCCTCGCGGGCGTCGGCGACCATCCGTTCCCGGCCGCCGATCACCTCCCTCGCCTGCGCGAGGGAGTCCGGCAGGGCGGCCCGGACCTCCTCCAGGAGGCCGAGCAGCTCGGCCCGGTTGACCACGCAGGACGCGGACATGGGCAGCGAACGGGCCCCGGCGACCGTCGCGACGATCTCGTCGAGCTTCTTCTGGACGTCCACCTTGACGATCGCCACTCTCTCCCGGACGACGGCTACGAACGCCACGACTGTACGGCCGCCGGCCGCCGCCCGGCAGCTACTGACGAGTCGTCAGTTCCCGGTGGCGGGTCAGCCGCGCGCGAGGCGCCCGGTGAGGGCGTCCAGCACGGCCGGCGGGACCAGGTGGGAGACGTCGCCGCCCCAGGCCGCGACCTCCTTGACCAGGCTGGAGGAGAGGAAGCTGTAAGTGGGGTTGGTGGGGACGAACAAGGTCTCGACGCCCGAGAGCCCGTTGTTCATCTGGGCCATCTGGAGCTCGTAGTCGAAGTCGCTGACCGCCCGCAGGCCCTTGACGATGGCCGGGATGCCGCGGTCCTTGCAGAAGTCGACCAGCAGGCCGTGGAAGGACTCCACCTCCACGTTCCCGTACTCGGCGGTGACCTCGCGGAGCAGGTCTATCCGCTCGTCCACCGTGAAGAGGCCCTGTTTGGATTTGTTGATCATCACGGCCACGTGCACGACGTCGTACAGCCTGGAAGCGCGGGCGATGATGTCGAGGTGTCCATTGGTGACGGGGTCGAACGACCCCGGACAGACGGCGCGGCGCAACAACGGTGGTTCCTCGCTCTCCGGTGCTTTCATGGCGTGCGTGACGTGCTCGGAGCGTTGTCGGTGCCGCACGCCGAGGCGGCGCGACCGTACCAAAGGGTTCCCTCGCCGTAGCGACGGGCCCTCAGCCCCTCGAAGCCCCCGGGCCACTCGAACGTGCCGCCCCGGGTGGCGCGCTCGACGGTGACCAGCGCGTCCTCGGCGAGCCAGCCGCCGGCGCGGAGTGTGAGGAGGATCTCGCGGAGTTCGTCATCGGTGACCACGTAGGGCGGGTCGAGGAAGACGATGTCGTAGGGCGCGGCCGGGGCGGGGCCCGCCGCGATCTGCTCGGCCCGGCCGGTGCGCACCTCGGCGCCCGGCAGGCCGACGGTGCGGACGTTGCCCCGGATCACCTTGGCCGCCCGGGCGTCGGCCTCCACCAGCAGCGCGTGCGCCGCGCCGCGCGACAGCGCCTCCAGGCCGACGGCGCCCGAGCCGCCGTAGAGGTCGAGGACGCGGGCCCCGTCGAGCGGGCCCAGCAGGGCCGTCCAGGTGGAGAACAGGCCCTCGCGCGCCCGGTCGGAGGTCGGGCGGGTACCGGTGCCGGGCGGTACGGCGAGGCGGCGTCCGCCGGCGGTTCCGGCGATCACGCGGGTCATGGGGGTGCGGTCCTTCGGGGGTGCGGGCGGAGGGCGGCGGGGTTCGCCGCTGCCCTCAGCGTAGGCCGTGCCCCGGGGGCCCGCCCCGGGGCTCTCCCCCACGCCGTTCGCTCCGCCGCTCCGCTACGCCGCCGGGAGCTCGGTGAGCTGGTAGAGCTCGGGCACGGAGACCTTGATCGGCTCCTGGGTGGTGCGCGCGATCACGACGACCACGGGCTCGTCCGCGGAGGGGTTCTCCTCCCGGTGCGGGACGAACGGCGGGACGAGGAGGAAGTCGCCGGGGCCCGCGGTGATCCGCACCTCCTCGGTGCCGTCGTGGAAGACGAACACCGGGTGGCCGCTCACCACGAAGATGCCGGCCTCCGAGGCGCCGTGGTGGTGGTTGTCGGTGGCGCTCAGCGGAGGGTTCTCCACCATGCCCATCCACAGCTTCTTCGAGCCGACGGTGTGGCCGCTGAGGGCGGTGTAGCCGTCGAGCTCGCCGGCGCGCACGTGGTGGACGCGGTTGTTGGGCCGCGCGTCCTCGTCGGTGCCCGGCGTGGTCGCGGCGTTCTCCTGCACGGTCATCGTCTGCCTCCCTGATCGCTAGCGGCCCTTGCGGCCGGGCATCAGGCTGCGGCGGGTGTGGCCGGACGGGCAACCTTTGTTGCTCGAACGGCAACACGGCCCCGAGAGGCGTCACCCCTTGTCCAGGTACCGCTCCCGTTCCTCGTCCAGCAGGGCGTCCAGGGCCGTGCGGAGCGCCGGGAAGGACTCCAGCTCGGGGTCGGCGGCGACCACGGCCGCCGCCTCGTCGCGGGCGGCGGCGATGACCTCCTCGTCGTCGATGACGGTGAGCATCCGGAGCGAGGACCGGACGCCGGACTGGGCCTGGCCGAGGACGTCACCCTCGCGGCGCTGTTCGAGGTCGATGCGGGAGAGCTCGAAGCCGTCCAGGGTGCCGGCGACGGCGCCCAGCCGGGCCCGCGCGGGGCTGGCCTCGCCGGCCTCGCTGACCAGCAGGCACAGGCCGGGGGCGGAGCCCCGGCCGACCCGGCCGCGCAGCTGGTGCAGCTGGGAGACGCCGAACCGGTCCGCGTCCATGATCACCATGACGGTGGAGTTGGGGACGTTCACGCCCACCTCGATCACGGTGGTGGCCACCAGGACGTCCACCTCGCCGGCGGCGAAGCGGCGCATCACGTCGTCCTTGGCCTCGGGCTGCATCCGCCCGTGCAGCACCTCCACGCGCAGGCCCGCCAGCGGCCCCTGGGCCAGCTGCGCGGCGACGTCGAGGACGGCGAGCGGGGGCCGCTTCTCGGGATCGTCCGGCCCCTCGCCGGACTTCCGCTTCCCGTTCTCCTCCTCGTCCCCGATGCGCGGGCACACCACGTACGCCTGGTGCCCGCCCTCGACCTCCTCGCGCACCCGCTCCCAGGCGCGGGTCAGGAAGTGCGGCTTGTCCTTGGCGGGGACGACGTGGGTGGCGATGGGCGAGCGGCCGGCCGGGAGCTGGTCCAGGACGGACGTCTCCAGGTCGCCGAAGACGGTCATGGCCACCGTGCGCGGGATCGGCGTGGCCGTCATGACCAGCAGGTGCGGCGGCTGCTTTCCCTTGGAGCGCAGCGCGTCCCGCTGTTCGACGCCGAAGCGGTGCTGCTCGTCCACCACGACCAGCCCGAGATCGTGGAACTGCACCTTGTCCTCGATCAGGGCGTGCGTACCGATCACGATCCCGGCCTCGCCCGTGGTCAGGTCGAGCAGGGCGCGGCGGCGGGCCGGGGCGCCCATGGAGCCGGTGAGGAGGACGACCTTGGTGCCTTGTTCGGCGCCGCCGAGCAGGCCGCCCTCGGCGAGCTCGCCCATCATCTCGGTGATCGACCGGTGGTGCTGCTGGGCCAGCACCTCGGTGGGCGCCAGCATGGCCGCCTGCCCGCCCGCGTCCACGACGGCGAGCATGGCGCGCAGCGCGACCATCGTCTTCCCCGATCCGACCTCGCCCTGGAGCAGCCGGTGCATGGGGTGCTCGGTGGCCAGGTCGTCGAAGATCTCGGCGGAGACGGTGCGCTGGCCGTCGGTGAGGGTGAACGGCAGCTTGGCGTCGAAGGCGTCGAGCAGACCGCCGGGCGCGGGCTTGCGGGCGACGGCCGGGAGTTGGGTGTCGGCGTGCCGGCGGCGGGCGAGGGCGACCTGGAGGACGAACGCCTCGTCCCACTTGAGCCGGGCGCGGGCGTCCTCGATGTCGGCCTTGGTGCGCGGCCGGTGGACCTTGCGGAAGGCGTCCGGCAGCTCGGCGAGGCCGCGGCCCTCGCGGAGCGCGGGCGGCAGCGGGTCGACGAGCCCGCGCCAGCCGTCGGCCTCGAAGAGGTCGAGGAGGGTGTCGACGGCCTTGGTGAGCTTCCAGGACTGGAACTGCTTGCAGGCCGGGTAGAGCGGCAGCAGCCGGCCCGCGAAGTCGGCGGCGGCGTCCGCGCCGCTGTCCCGGTCGAGCAGCTCGTAGTCGGGGTGGAGCAGCTGCCGGGTGCGATTGAACACCGACACCTTGCCGGCGAACATGCCACGGCGGCCCGGGACCAGCTCCTTCTCGCGCGCGTAGGCGCCGCGCCCGAAGAAGACCAGGGTCAGGGCGCCGCTGCCATCGGTGACGACGACCTCCAGCCGGACGCCGCGGCCCTGGTTGAACGTCTTCATGGCGGCCTTGGCGACCTGCGCGACGACCGTGACGTGCTCGTCGAGCGGCAGGTCGGCGAGGCGGGTCAGCTCGCCGCGCTCGGCGTAGCGGCGCGGGTAGTGGTGCAGGAGGTCGCCGGCGGTGTGCAGGCCGAGGTGCTCGGCCATCACCTTCGCGGTGGTGCCGCCGAGGATCTTCTTCAAAGGCTGATCGAGCTGCACGGTGTTCTCCGGGTCCTCCGGACGTCGGGTACGGGCACGGTCCCATTGCACACCACGGCACTGACAACGCCGGGCAGCACCGCTGTCCGGCGCCTACTCGACGCCGATGAGCAGCGGCGCCGGCTGCCGGCCGCCGCGGTAGACGACGGTGTCCACGGCGAGGTGGCCGCCGCGGACGTGCCGTTCCAGCCCCTCGGCGAAGCCGGGCGGGGCGTCGTCGGCGACGACGAGGGTGACCAGTTCGCCGCCGGCCGCGAGCATCCGGTCCAGCACGGTGGCGGCGGTGGCGGCCAGGTCGGCGCCGATGACGGCGACGTCCCCGTCGATCAGCCCGAGCACGTCGCCGGCCTGGCAGACGCCCGCCATGGTCCAGGACCGGCTCTCGGCGACGGTCAGTTCGGCGTAGCGGGTGGCGCCGGCGGCGGAGG is a window from the Streptomyces mobaraensis genome containing:
- a CDS encoding cupin domain-containing protein codes for the protein MTVQENAATTPGTDEDARPNNRVHHVRAGELDGYTALSGHTVGSKKLWMGMVENPPLSATDNHHHGASEAGIFVVSGHPVFVFHDGTEEVRITAGPGDFLLVPPFVPHREENPSADEPVVVVIARTTQEPIKVSVPELYQLTELPAA
- the recG gene encoding ATP-dependent DNA helicase RecG is translated as MQLDQPLKKILGGTTAKVMAEHLGLHTAGDLLHHYPRRYAERGELTRLADLPLDEHVTVVAQVAKAAMKTFNQGRGVRLEVVVTDGSGALTLVFFGRGAYAREKELVPGRRGMFAGKVSVFNRTRQLLHPDYELLDRDSGADAAADFAGRLLPLYPACKQFQSWKLTKAVDTLLDLFEADGWRGLVDPLPPALREGRGLAELPDAFRKVHRPRTKADIEDARARLKWDEAFVLQVALARRRHADTQLPAVARKPAPGGLLDAFDAKLPFTLTDGQRTVSAEIFDDLATEHPMHRLLQGEVGSGKTMVALRAMLAVVDAGGQAAMLAPTEVLAQQHHRSITEMMGELAEGGLLGGAEQGTKVVLLTGSMGAPARRRALLDLTTGEAGIVIGTHALIEDKVQFHDLGLVVVDEQHRFGVEQRDALRSKGKQPPHLLVMTATPIPRTVAMTVFGDLETSVLDQLPAGRSPIATHVVPAKDKPHFLTRAWERVREEVEGGHQAYVVCPRIGDEEENGKRKSGEGPDDPEKRPPLAVLDVAAQLAQGPLAGLRVEVLHGRMQPEAKDDVMRRFAAGEVDVLVATTVIEVGVNVPNSTVMVIMDADRFGVSQLHQLRGRVGRGSAPGLCLLVSEAGEASPARARLGAVAGTLDGFELSRIDLEQRREGDVLGQAQSGVRSSLRMLTVIDDEEVIAAARDEAAAVVAADPELESFPALRTALDALLDEERERYLDKG